In Thermoanaerobacterium xylanolyticum LX-11, the genomic window AGCGCTGTAGAAAGTCACCTTTAAATCAGAATCTAAAAAAGGTGAAAATGTATGACCCGGTGTATGGCATATTATCCTGTTTAGCATTTCCTTTACATGTATCTCGGCATAAGCGGGTATCTCCGCTTCTCTTTCCATTATCTTTAAGCTGTCGTACAAGAGTACCCTTGTCAAATCTTTTGCAGCATGTGTCATGTATATCTTGGCATCAGGGTAGATCCTTGATAATATAGGCAATGCGCCAATGTGATCCATATGAGCATGGCTTATCAATATCACATCTACTCCGCCATTTTCCTGAATAAGCTGAAAATCAGGAAGATTGTCCTTACCTGATGCCATCCTTATTCCACAATCTAATAAAATATTTTTCCCATCTATATTTACCAAATAGCACGATGCACCTACTTCGCTTGCTCCACCGCAAAAATAAAATTTCATGTGTATCCCCTTTACTTGACTTTATTTATAAGCTTACCTATTCCTTCAATTTCAATTGTGACCACATCACCCGGCTTTATCGGCCCTACTCCAGATGGAGTCCCTGTAAGTATTACATCGCCAGGATTTAACGTCATCACATGTGATATGAATGATACAAGCTTAGGTACATTAAATATAAGGTGCTTTGTGTTGCTGTGCTGCTTTAATACACCATTTACGTATGTTTTTATCTCTAAGTTTGATGGATCTAAATCTGTCTCAATCCATGGTCCTATAGGCAAAAACGTGTCAAATGATTTTGCCCTCGTCCATTGCCCGTCTTTTGACTGCAGATCTCTGGCTGTGACATCATTTGCAATCGTATATCCAAGAACGTAATCTAATGCATCACCTTCTGAAACATCCTTTGCTGTCTTTTTTATAACGACAGCTAATTCTCCTTCATAGTCAACCCTCTCTGACATTTTAGGAATTACTATGTAATCATCAGGTCCTATCACTGCAGTAGCAGGTTTTATAAACAATGTAGGCTCATCAGGGCGCTTGTCTCCCATCTCCTCAATGTGGTCTCCATAATTTAAACCAACGCATACAGCCTTTGTCATCTCGCATGGCGGCAAAAGCTTCACGTCGTCAATCTTTAAACTTTTCATCAAACCTCCATCTATTGTAAAAATATTTTCACCATCTACTACTCCATACTTCTTTCCTTCATCGTCTATTCTCACAATTCTCATATTCACCGCTCCTTTTTTATCTTTTATAGATATTTTAGCATAATATACAACACGTGTAAAAATGTTTTAGCAGTTTAAAGTAAAAAATTTTATTGACACATAGATATTTTTGTTGTATTATTATTACAATAATTTGAGTGAAAGACGATGAAAGAGGAAAGTAGGTATGCAGAGGATTATAGAGAGTCCGGGATGGTGGAAGCCGGATATCTTAAGCATATTGAAGTTCCCTCTTAAG contains:
- a CDS encoding fumarylacetoacetate hydrolase family protein encodes the protein MRIVRIDDEGKKYGVVDGENIFTIDGGLMKSLKIDDVKLLPPCEMTKAVCVGLNYGDHIEEMGDKRPDEPTLFIKPATAVIGPDDYIVIPKMSERVDYEGELAVVIKKTAKDVSEGDALDYVLGYTIANDVTARDLQSKDGQWTRAKSFDTFLPIGPWIETDLDPSNLEIKTYVNGVLKQHSNTKHLIFNVPKLVSFISHVMTLNPGDVILTGTPSGVGPIKPGDVVTIEIEGIGKLINKVK